AGCTTTCTCCGTTCGCTGAATATCCGGTGCCGCCGGCACGCGAGATCCTCGATGCCGCCGGCGAACTGTTACGCGCACTGGCCGCACCCGTGCGGATTGCCATCGTGCTGCAGCTACGCGAATCGCAACGCTGCGTGCACGAGCTGGTCGACGCGCTGGGAGTGCCACAACCGCTGGTCAGCCAGCATTTGAAGATTCTCAAGGCGGCGGGCGTGGTCGCCGGGGAGCGGTCTGGCCGCGAAGTGCTGTACCGGCTGGCCGACCACCACCTGGCGCACATCGTCGTCGATGCCGTCGCCCACGCCAGTGAGGACACACCATGACAGGAACCAGCGTCCGGTCCACCCGCCAGCGGGCGGCGATTTCCACCCTGCTCGAGACGCTCGACGATTTCCGCTCGGCCCAGGAACTGCACGACGAGCTGCGCCGCGGCGGCGAGAACATCGGGCTGACCACCGTCTACCGAACGCTGCAGTCCATGGCGTCGGCGGGAATGGTCGACACACTGCGCACCGACACCGGAGAGTCGGTCTACCGCCGGTGCTCCGAACACCATCACCATCATCTGGTGTGCCGCCACTGCGGGTCCACGATCGAAGTCGGTGACCACGAGGTCGAGGAGTGGGCGTCGCAGGTGGCCGCCAAGCATGGTTATTCCGATGTCAGCCACACCATAGAGATCTTCGGGATGTGCTCGGACTGCGCCCGCTGAGGGCTTCGATGCGCGCCGAGCGTGCGGCCAGCCGCGCGCTGAGCGCCGAATGCACGGCTGGCCGCGCATTCGGTCGTCAGAGAGGCTCAGGCCGTCAGCACGCGCCGCATCTGGGCGCCCGTGTCGAGCACCAGCAGGATCAGGGTGCGCAGTGCGTCATCGGCCAAACCCGCACCGGGAAAGTTGTATCTCAGCATCACGTCGGCGGTTTTTGACGCGCCTTTGCCGGAGTTGCGCTGCGCGGCCTTGTCGCTGACCTTCTCGACCACGGTCACATTGCCGAAGTTGCTGTCGTGCCCCTGCCTGGCCACCTGGTCGCTGAGCTTCTTGGTCAGCGGCAGATCCCACGCCACGATCTGGGTGAGCGACACCAGGTCGAGTCCGTCGGCGATGTTCACCACCCGCAACGACGCGAAGGTGCCGTCGTGGTGAACCGTCAGCCCGCCATCGGGTTCGTCCTCGACGGTCAGCACGTCGCGGAGGATCGATCCCAGGCGCTCCTGCAGCGATGGCATTAGGCGCTCCCAAACCGTCGGTTGCGGTCCGCGTATTCAACGCACGCGGCCCACAGGTCGCGACGGTCGTAATCGGGCCACAGCTTGTCCTGAAAGATGAATTCGGCGTAGGCCGCCTGCCACAGCATGAAATTGCTGGAGCGCTGCTCCCCCGAGGTCCGCAGAAATAGATCCACGTCCGGGATGTCGGGCCGTTGCAGGTGATGCGCCACCGTCGTCTCGGTGACGCGCTCAGGGTTGAGCCGGCCGGCAGCGGCCAGGCGCGCGATTTCCCTTGTAGCTTCCGCGATTTCGGCGCGGCCACCGTAGTTGACGCAGTAGTTGACGGTGATGACGTCGTTGCCCTTCGTCATCTCCTCCGCAATCGCCAATTCATTGATCACGCTGCGCCACAGGCGCGGCCGTGACCCCACCCACCGGATCTTGACCCCTATCGCCTTGAGGTTCACCCGACGCATCCGGACCACGTCGCGGTTGAATCCCATCAGGAAGCGGACCTCCTCTGGGGACCGCTTCCAGTTTTCGGTGGAGAAGGCGTAAAGGCTCAGCCACTTGATCCCGATTTCGATTGCCCCACACACGACGTCGATGACGACCGCCTCGCCCGCCTTGTGGCCGTCGGTACGGGTCAATCCCTGTTGGGTAGCCCAGCGGCCATTGCCGTCCATCACGATGGCCACGTGGTTCGGCAGTCGATCCGCCGGGATCCGCGGCGCGACCGCCTTCGACGTGTGCTGTGGTGGCCGGCTCGGGCCGCCGCCGGGAGCGGGCGGCAGCTCGGGGAACGCCACCGGCCATGTCGACCTGTCGGGAAATGTCGGGTAGTCGTCGGACGCGGCGGGCAGTTGCGGGAAGGCCAGGTAGTCCTTGGACTTCAGGGTGCGCTCGTGGTGCTTAGCCACAGGCCTCATCCTGCCCGATCAGCGCGACGCGCCGATCGGCGATGGTCCGGTCTACCCGATAATTGCGCTCCACCAGCGGCAACGTCTTGAGCTGGCGTTCCAGATGCCATTGCAGATGGGCGGCCACCAATCCGCTGACATGGCTGCGGTGGGATTGCGGCGTCGCCTCGGCGGCCTCCCAATCGCCATCGTGCAGCGCGGACATCAGTTCCAGCACGCCCA
The DNA window shown above is from Mycobacterium sp. Aquia_216 and carries:
- a CDS encoding ArsR/SmtB family transcription factor, with protein sequence MPTAAHGSSSALGAHRHGEAVGGELSPFAEYPVPPAREILDAAGELLRALAAPVRIAIVLQLRESQRCVHELVDALGVPQPLVSQHLKILKAAGVVAGERSGREVLYRLADHHLAHIVVDAVAHASEDTP
- a CDS encoding Fur family transcriptional regulator, giving the protein MTGTSVRSTRQRAAISTLLETLDDFRSAQELHDELRRGGENIGLTTVYRTLQSMASAGMVDTLRTDTGESVYRRCSEHHHHHLVCRHCGSTIEVGDHEVEEWASQVAAKHGYSDVSHTIEIFGMCSDCAR
- a CDS encoding decaprenyl diphosphate synthase, translating into MKSKDYLAFPQLPAASDDYPTFPDRSTWPVAFPELPPAPGGGPSRPPQHTSKAVAPRIPADRLPNHVAIVMDGNGRWATQQGLTRTDGHKAGEAVVIDVVCGAIEIGIKWLSLYAFSTENWKRSPEEVRFLMGFNRDVVRMRRVNLKAIGVKIRWVGSRPRLWRSVINELAIAEEMTKGNDVITVNYCVNYGGRAEIAEATREIARLAAAGRLNPERVTETTVAHHLQRPDIPDVDLFLRTSGEQRSSNFMLWQAAYAEFIFQDKLWPDYDRRDLWAACVEYADRNRRFGSA